One window of Bifidobacterium pseudocatenulatum DSM 20438 = JCM 1200 = LMG 10505 genomic DNA carries:
- the eccCa gene encoding type VII secretion protein EccCa, which translates to MAITAEQQNSRLEGPKPPKGKIVLQAPPELEPSDGVNTLLTSLVPLLGTASAMVMMLMTNSGLTGMLTGGMFMVSSLGFVAVNGFRQRSQRMANLAAARREYLTYLAGIRKTVRTAGRKQRNAALWNAPSPSSLTAIAQEPERCWERVPADDDFMILRCGTHSVPLCLQLESPELPPLAQLDPVSASAAHRFMLAHKTLHNMPYGIDLRKYKRVELLGNESQTQALARAMICQAAVWHPAECCRVLVLASADRMGQWEWVRLLPHNRVLNEKYLEGTYNGHGFMLTSNVREVDALIGEEVLNRNRRTGDNEIAPHVLVINDGFDRTVLSRESRLFAEDGLGGVTVFDMPNDWGELEEDDVLRVLYSQTVVEEGLNVLEKRDINMVEVFSTALKPVEIQPDELTVEEALCIAKRLKSVHVNETGDDSSQSVNRKKSPELPDLLGISDIRHIDLAKLWAYRVGKERLRVPIGLFDDTSTAFLDIKEMGQHGMGPHGVLVGATGSGKSEVLRTLVLSLALSHSPDQLNFVLIDFKGGATFAGMDGMPHISSIITNLGKEASLVDRMEDALDGEVNRRQELLRDAGNLANITEYEEMRVNGGRSDLKPLPSLLVVVDEFSELLKAKPEIVQSFVRIGAVGRSLGIHLLIASQRLEQGKLRGLDEHLSYRIGLKTFSATESRAVLGITDAYDLPSLSGIGYLKSPDGTITRFRASYVSGVPKGLDGETTTFQYAVEQMRGKGNPAHVVWLPPLVTPNSLDDFMPDLTVTKEYGLISPRWRNAGALVVPCALEDKPREQRRDVMALNLAGAGGHVAVVGGPLSGKSMMLRSIVASLALTHSPLEVQFYVIDCGGGAFSSMDGLEHVSGIAAGNEDEKVRRTLAEVSGIIDARERFFKEQRIDGMDAYRRRRAEGKVDDGYGDVFLVIDGWGVFRGDYDELETKVQQIVARGLTFGVHVLFSANRWMEIRANISDLIGTKLELRLGDPSDSQIDRHVADTVPKGAPGRGLSANKLHTLAALPRIDGGHDAATVSDGINDLIAKVRSAWQGHPHGPKLRLLPENLPYEAMMASVMRQKASNQLAKGNMVVGIDENALSPVVFDFNTEPHCYLFGDAGSGKSTFLRVIINEIVRSYPDGKAKIFMLDYRRANLAQIPQSHFGAYLTNDEQATESLDALAEFLKTRIPGQDVTAEQLRDRSWWTGSEVYVLVDDYDLVSTSRGNPLRALVPYLAQASDLGLHVVVARRTGGASRAMYDPVLQTFHDLGMTGILLSGDSNEGQLIGKVKPKKAAPGRAQIVTRDQGLFVAQLSNAVLRE; encoded by the coding sequence ATGGCTATTACTGCGGAACAACAAAACAGCAGGCTCGAAGGTCCCAAACCTCCAAAAGGAAAAATCGTATTGCAGGCACCACCCGAGCTTGAACCCAGCGACGGTGTCAACACGCTGCTCACATCGTTGGTGCCATTGTTGGGCACCGCCAGCGCCATGGTCATGATGCTGATGACCAATTCGGGACTCACCGGCATGCTTACCGGCGGCATGTTCATGGTGTCGTCATTGGGATTCGTGGCGGTCAACGGCTTCCGCCAACGTTCGCAACGCATGGCGAACCTCGCGGCGGCAAGACGTGAATATCTCACTTATTTGGCTGGCATACGCAAAACCGTGCGCACCGCGGGAAGGAAACAACGCAATGCCGCATTGTGGAACGCTCCATCCCCATCCTCGTTGACGGCGATCGCCCAGGAACCGGAACGTTGCTGGGAACGTGTTCCCGCAGACGACGATTTCATGATATTACGTTGCGGCACGCATAGTGTGCCATTGTGCCTGCAGCTTGAATCACCTGAATTGCCTCCACTCGCGCAGCTCGACCCGGTTTCGGCATCGGCGGCGCATCGTTTCATGCTTGCACATAAAACGTTGCACAATATGCCTTACGGCATTGACCTGAGGAAATACAAGCGTGTGGAATTGCTTGGAAACGAAAGCCAGACGCAGGCGCTCGCAAGAGCCATGATCTGTCAAGCGGCGGTTTGGCATCCGGCTGAATGCTGCAGAGTGCTCGTACTGGCATCCGCTGATCGCATGGGGCAGTGGGAATGGGTACGGTTGCTGCCTCATAACCGTGTGCTGAACGAGAAATACTTGGAAGGCACGTATAACGGTCATGGATTTATGCTGACGAGCAACGTGCGCGAAGTTGATGCGCTGATAGGCGAGGAAGTGCTGAACCGCAACAGGCGTACCGGAGATAATGAGATTGCTCCTCATGTTTTGGTGATCAATGATGGATTCGACCGGACTGTATTGTCTCGAGAGTCCCGATTGTTCGCTGAAGACGGCCTCGGTGGAGTGACCGTGTTCGACATGCCGAATGATTGGGGGGAGCTCGAGGAAGATGACGTGCTTCGTGTGCTGTATTCGCAGACCGTGGTTGAGGAAGGACTGAACGTTCTCGAAAAGCGCGACATCAATATGGTTGAAGTGTTTTCCACGGCACTCAAGCCTGTGGAAATCCAACCGGACGAATTGACTGTGGAAGAGGCGCTCTGCATAGCGAAACGCTTGAAGAGCGTGCATGTTAACGAAACCGGAGACGATTCCTCACAATCCGTCAATCGCAAGAAATCCCCCGAATTGCCTGATCTGCTTGGCATCAGCGATATTCGTCATATCGATCTGGCGAAACTGTGGGCATATCGTGTGGGCAAGGAGCGTTTGCGCGTGCCGATCGGCCTATTCGACGACACCAGTACCGCGTTCCTTGACATCAAAGAGATGGGCCAGCATGGCATGGGCCCGCATGGCGTGCTCGTCGGCGCCACCGGTTCGGGTAAATCCGAAGTGCTGCGAACCCTGGTACTGTCGTTGGCGTTGAGCCATTCCCCGGACCAGTTGAATTTCGTACTCATCGACTTCAAAGGCGGCGCCACTTTCGCAGGTATGGACGGCATGCCTCACATTTCATCCATCATTACGAATCTCGGCAAGGAAGCGTCGCTCGTCGACCGTATGGAAGACGCGCTGGATGGCGAAGTCAACCGACGTCAGGAGCTGCTGCGAGATGCGGGCAACCTTGCCAACATCACCGAATATGAGGAGATGCGTGTCAACGGCGGGCGTAGCGATCTTAAACCGTTGCCGTCACTATTGGTCGTGGTCGACGAATTCTCCGAACTGTTGAAGGCGAAACCCGAGATCGTGCAATCGTTCGTTCGCATTGGCGCGGTCGGCCGTTCGCTGGGCATACATCTGCTCATCGCATCGCAGCGTTTGGAACAAGGCAAGCTGCGTGGTCTTGACGAGCACCTGTCATACCGTATCGGTCTGAAAACGTTCTCCGCAACCGAATCCCGTGCCGTGCTGGGCATTACGGACGCGTACGATCTGCCAAGCCTGTCTGGCATCGGCTATCTGAAATCGCCTGACGGCACCATCACCCGCTTCCGCGCGTCTTACGTGTCGGGCGTGCCGAAGGGGTTGGACGGCGAAACCACCACCTTCCAGTATGCGGTGGAACAGATGCGAGGCAAAGGCAATCCCGCGCACGTGGTGTGGCTGCCTCCGCTGGTCACGCCGAATTCGCTCGACGATTTCATGCCGGACCTGACCGTCACCAAGGAGTATGGCTTGATTTCGCCAAGGTGGCGCAATGCCGGAGCGCTTGTCGTACCATGCGCGTTGGAAGACAAGCCACGCGAGCAGAGGCGAGACGTCATGGCCCTCAATCTTGCCGGTGCGGGAGGCCATGTGGCAGTGGTGGGCGGCCCGTTGAGCGGTAAAAGCATGATGTTGCGTTCCATCGTCGCATCGTTGGCGCTCACGCATTCGCCGCTCGAAGTGCAGTTCTATGTGATCGACTGCGGTGGCGGCGCGTTCTCCTCCATGGATGGATTGGAACATGTCAGCGGCATTGCGGCAGGCAATGAGGATGAAAAAGTCCGTCGTACGCTTGCCGAAGTCAGCGGCATCATCGACGCGCGCGAACGATTCTTCAAAGAACAGCGCATCGACGGCATGGACGCGTATCGTCGCCGTCGCGCCGAAGGCAAGGTCGACGACGGATATGGCGACGTGTTCCTCGTCATCGACGGTTGGGGCGTATTCCGCGGCGACTATGACGAATTGGAAACCAAAGTCCAGCAGATCGTTGCCCGTGGTCTCACCTTCGGCGTGCACGTGTTGTTCAGCGCGAACCGTTGGATGGAAATCCGTGCCAATATCAGCGACCTTATCGGCACCAAGCTCGAACTGCGTTTGGGCGATCCGAGCGATTCGCAAATCGACCGCCACGTTGCCGACACCGTGCCCAAGGGCGCGCCTGGCCGTGGCCTGAGCGCCAACAAACTGCATACGCTCGCAGCGCTGCCCCGCATCGATGGCGGGCATGATGCGGCGACGGTGTCCGACGGCATCAACGATCTCATCGCCAAAGTACGTTCCGCATGGCAAGGCCATCCGCATGGTCCGAAGCTGCGGTTGCTGCCCGAAAACCTGCCGTACGAGGCGATGATGGCTTCCGTCATGCGTCAAAAGGCATCCAACCAGCTCGCCAAAGGCAACATGGTGGTCGGTATCGACGAGAACGCACTGTCTCCAGTGGTGTTCGACTTCAACACCGAACCGCACTGTTACCTATTCGGTGACGCCGGTTCGGGGAAATCTACATTCCTTCGCGTGATAATCAACGAAATCGTACGAAGCTATCCGGATGGAAAAGCAAAAATTTTCATGTTGGATTATCGTCGTGCGAATCTTGCGCAGATTCCGCAGTCGCATTTTGGAGCGTACCTGACCAATGACGAACAGGCTACGGAAAGTCTCGACGCGCTTGCGGAATTCCTGAAAACCCGCATTCCGGGCCAGGACGTGACTGCCGAACAGTTGCGCGACCGTTCCTGGTGGACGGGTTCGGAAGTTTACGTGCTGGTCGACGATTACGATTTGGTCTCCACCAGCCGAGGCAACCCGCTGCGTGCGTTGGTGCCATATTTGGCGCAGGCCTCCGATCTGGGATTGCATGTGGTGGTGGCCCGCAGAACCGGCGGTGCGAGCCGAGCCATGTACGATCCGGTATTGCAGACGTTCCATGATCTCGGCATGACCGGCATTCTGCTGTCCGGAGATTCGAACGAAGGCCAGCTGATCGGCAAAGTCAAACCGAAGAAGGCGGCGCCCGGTCGCGCCCAAATCGTCACTCGAGACCAAGGCCTGTTCGTGGCGCAACTGTCGAATGCGGTATTGCGCGAATAA
- a CDS encoding FHA domain-containing protein translates to MSDSNSVMRCRPAGAGKQCAAAFVDCGFVLLCGVIAALLGHNIPVTFLVMLESVAVLAIGEGSRGLTPGNMMFGLRTVRVEGMRDVTAGTLPAGMGRILVKYCVLIGSTLALVIGLIAVICSPLFAKDDLHQGWADRLASLGCVDIHQRVEALEEQPVVSRQIPPVPMPRMQPTPPVPLPKTVADVSKPVPMPTAKQVSPVPMPSGKPMYPVRTTVEQQTASVPVTPPEKPQTFLFFEDGSKRTLSVPSSLILGRKPAPQQTGDIALAVPDHTGTVSRNHARIELVDDQIWITDLASTNGTRVLDESGEETELEPNVRTRMHVGSRIGLGDMGCSIITSKSRRR, encoded by the coding sequence ATGTCGGATTCGAATTCCGTAATGAGATGTCGTCCGGCAGGAGCCGGAAAACAATGTGCGGCCGCATTCGTCGATTGCGGTTTCGTATTGCTTTGCGGCGTGATTGCGGCTTTGCTCGGACATAATATTCCCGTCACGTTCCTGGTGATGCTCGAATCGGTTGCGGTGCTGGCTATTGGAGAAGGTTCGCGCGGTCTGACTCCGGGGAATATGATGTTCGGTTTGCGTACGGTTCGCGTGGAAGGCATGCGTGACGTCACGGCGGGAACTTTGCCCGCCGGAATGGGCCGGATTCTTGTGAAGTATTGTGTGCTTATCGGATCCACGCTTGCGTTGGTCATAGGTCTGATTGCGGTGATTTGCTCACCGTTGTTCGCCAAGGATGATTTGCATCAGGGATGGGCAGACAGACTGGCATCTTTGGGATGCGTCGATATTCATCAACGTGTTGAGGCGTTGGAGGAACAACCGGTCGTATCGAGGCAAATTCCTCCGGTTCCCATGCCTCGGATGCAGCCCACTCCTCCCGTGCCTCTTCCCAAAACAGTGGCGGACGTGTCCAAACCGGTTCCCATGCCAACGGCAAAACAGGTTTCTCCTGTACCCATGCCTTCGGGAAAGCCGATGTATCCGGTTCGGACAACGGTTGAACAACAGACGGCCTCGGTGCCAGTGACGCCTCCTGAGAAACCCCAAACCTTTCTCTTCTTTGAAGATGGCTCCAAGCGAACTCTCAGCGTGCCTTCTTCATTGATTCTCGGGCGCAAGCCAGCTCCGCAGCAGACAGGGGACATCGCGTTGGCTGTGCCTGACCATACTGGTACGGTCTCACGAAACCATGCTCGGATCGAATTGGTGGATGACCAAATCTGGATCACTGACTTAGCGAGCACCAACGGTACGCGAGTGCTTGACGAAAGCGGCGAAGAGACGGAACTTGAACCGAACGTCCGAACGCGTATGCATGTCGGATCCCGCATCGGACTGGGAGACATGGGCTGCAGCATCATCACATCGAAAAGCAGGAGGCGTTGA